The following coding sequences are from one Desulfosporosinus orientis DSM 765 window:
- a CDS encoding flavodoxin family protein, with protein sequence MYIFSISGSPRKGSNTDLLLDEVLKGAADAGAEVEKIYISDLKFAPCIGCMKCRADRVCRLAPDDVNMVAEKLDRADGIVLGAPVYGGHVPGQFKSLCDRLVGQVIKFDFTEGKANITSALTPKDRNGVAIGVCASSMPGMTDAVLEFLKLNLAQHKNNGTIQEINADGMAIPGLVNLEAEKLEKIFGAQGQAVYENAQRLLKQAYQAGKNLVS encoded by the coding sequence ATGTACATTTTCAGTATCTCAGGCAGCCCCCGAAAGGGAAGCAACACAGATCTGCTGCTGGATGAAGTACTTAAAGGCGCAGCAGATGCCGGAGCAGAAGTTGAAAAAATCTACATCAGCGATTTAAAATTTGCCCCCTGTATCGGCTGTATGAAATGCAGGGCTGATCGGGTCTGCCGGTTAGCGCCGGATGATGTAAATATGGTGGCAGAAAAGCTGGACCGTGCCGACGGCATTGTTCTGGGGGCACCGGTTTATGGGGGTCATGTACCCGGACAGTTCAAATCCCTATGCGACCGACTGGTGGGGCAGGTCATTAAATTTGACTTTACTGAGGGTAAAGCCAATATCACCAGTGCCCTGACTCCTAAAGACAGAAACGGTGTAGCTATCGGGGTCTGCGCCTCAAGTATGCCTGGTATGACCGATGCCGTACTGGAATTTTTAAAACTTAATCTAGCTCAGCACAAAAATAATGGAACAATCCAGGAAATTAATGCCGACGGGATGGCAATCCCTGGCCTAGTTAACCTTGAGGCTGAAAAACTGGAGAAAATTTTCGGAGCCCAGGGGCAGGCCGTTTATGAAAATGCCCAGAGGTTGCTGAAACAAGCTTACCAAGCAGGTAAAAATTTAGTTTCCTAA
- a CDS encoding transcription factor yields MTNLEQVEKLCAMANISYEEAKLALDAANGDLLEAIILLEKQGKVKTPIGDSYFNNEKTHYHYDGHHHHHGHHHSHHGNHFFSGLKKIGQFCTNLIRKGSTNSFAVLKGDEIKGSFPVLVLGLLLIFAFWVTLPLLIIGLFFGLRYRFIGPEFDNNKVNEAMNSVADAAENFKKSVNI; encoded by the coding sequence ATGACAAACTTAGAACAAGTGGAAAAATTATGTGCAATGGCTAACATTAGCTACGAAGAAGCCAAGCTGGCTCTGGATGCCGCAAACGGTGATTTACTTGAAGCCATTATCCTGTTGGAGAAACAGGGAAAAGTAAAAACCCCAATTGGAGACAGTTATTTTAATAACGAAAAAACTCATTACCATTATGATGGACATCATCATCATCATGGGCATCATCACAGCCACCATGGAAATCACTTTTTTTCCGGCCTGAAGAAAATCGGACAGTTTTGCACGAATTTGATTCGCAAAGGGAGCACAAATTCCTTCGCAGTACTTAAGGGCGATGAAATCAAAGGCTCGTTTCCCGTTCTTGTCCTTGGCTTGCTGCTGATCTTCGCATTCTGGGTTACCCTGCCACTGCTTATCATCGGATTATTCTTCGGCTTACGTTATCGGTTTATCGGACCTGAGTTTGATAATAACAAAGTCAACGAAGCGATGAACAGTGTGGCTGACGCTGCTGAAAACTTCAAGAAATCTGTAAACATCTAA
- a CDS encoding hydrolase, with product MNKYVLNESEVVLMVIDIQEKLVPVMKYGEQIIQNTSTLISVAKKLGIPILVTEQYPKGLGKTVSDLSSQLEGSATFAKMTFSGCTSEVTSALEGLGRKKVLITGMETHVCVFQTVRDLLANGYQVFVVSDGVCSRTKGNYLNGLSLMSSMGAVVTNTETVFFDLMKQSGTPLFKELSKLIK from the coding sequence TTGAACAAATATGTTCTAAATGAGTCCGAAGTCGTGCTAATGGTCATCGATATTCAAGAAAAATTAGTTCCTGTGATGAAATACGGAGAACAGATTATTCAAAACACCAGCACATTAATTTCCGTTGCTAAGAAATTAGGTATTCCTATCCTCGTCACAGAACAATACCCCAAAGGCCTGGGGAAGACTGTTTCAGACCTAAGCAGCCAACTCGAGGGATCGGCCACTTTCGCAAAGATGACCTTTTCAGGTTGTACAAGTGAGGTAACTTCGGCACTGGAGGGGCTGGGACGAAAGAAAGTCCTGATTACAGGAATGGAAACCCATGTTTGTGTTTTTCAAACGGTCCGGGATTTACTTGCCAATGGTTACCAGGTTTTCGTAGTGAGTGATGGGGTGTGTTCAAGAACCAAGGGAAATTACCTAAATGGGTTATCCCTGATGTCATCTATGGGAGCAGTTGTAACCAACACAGAAACAGTCTTTTTTGATTTGATGAAGCAATCAGGCACACCTCTGTTCAAGGAACTCTCCAAACTGATAAAATAG
- the pabB gene encoding aminodeoxychorismate synthase component I, translating into MANYKEWTRYYPAVDIYSCYSEEEDTVFLDSSLENRYGNYSIIGIHPYLKVEDRNGELFVNGVVQEGSFADYISKYLKVHGEENPTTLPLLSGAIGYLAYDFGLRPNEVSSRHLKDVDIPEGLFIFYEHFIIEDQRNRKIYLTAAHPLYNGEDSLGALEKDLEERLYHRAANLSPAKLKKSGDFKLYSDFEKEQYYEAINKVINYIVEGDIYIANMTRQIIMESPVQPYEVFLRLHKNNPAPFSGYLNFGDFKIVCSSPERFLKLGDGIAETRPIKGTRKRGETPEEDDALRTELLHSSKDRSELLMIVDLERNDLNKVCEPGSVEVTQLFDVEAYATVFHLVSTIVGKLKEGMTSMDLLMAMFPGGSITGAPKRRAMEIIDEVEHSRRGLYTGSIGYLSFDNSCDFNIVIRTAVYKDGMYHLGVGGGITCESELEFEFEETEQKAKALLEAMKSLK; encoded by the coding sequence ATGGCCAACTACAAGGAGTGGACCCGCTACTATCCTGCTGTTGACATCTATTCCTGTTATTCTGAAGAAGAAGACACCGTGTTCCTGGATTCTTCGTTGGAAAATAGGTACGGAAATTATTCGATTATCGGCATCCATCCTTATCTTAAGGTTGAGGACAGAAACGGAGAACTGTTTGTCAACGGTGTCGTTCAAGAGGGGAGTTTTGCTGACTATATCTCCAAGTATTTAAAGGTTCATGGGGAAGAGAACCCCACGACGCTGCCGCTGCTTTCAGGAGCTATAGGTTATCTGGCCTATGATTTCGGGTTGAGGCCGAACGAAGTCTCATCCCGTCATCTTAAAGACGTTGATATTCCTGAAGGATTGTTTATCTTTTATGAGCACTTTATTATCGAAGACCAAAGGAACCGAAAGATTTATTTGACTGCCGCACACCCCTTGTATAACGGGGAAGACAGTCTGGGCGCTTTGGAAAAGGATCTTGAAGAAAGACTTTATCACCGCGCAGCGAACCTATCACCGGCTAAGCTGAAAAAAAGCGGCGATTTTAAACTTTATTCTGATTTCGAGAAAGAGCAATACTACGAGGCAATCAACAAGGTAATTAACTATATTGTTGAAGGGGATATCTATATAGCCAATATGACCCGTCAAATCATCATGGAAAGTCCGGTACAGCCCTATGAGGTGTTTTTACGGCTCCATAAGAACAACCCCGCACCGTTTAGCGGCTATCTGAATTTCGGGGATTTTAAGATTGTTTGTTCTTCGCCGGAGCGGTTTTTAAAATTAGGGGACGGGATTGCGGAGACACGCCCCATAAAAGGGACCAGAAAAAGAGGTGAAACCCCGGAAGAAGATGATGCCCTGCGGACGGAGTTATTGCATTCATCTAAAGATCGAAGCGAATTATTGATGATTGTTGATTTGGAGCGGAACGACCTGAACAAGGTCTGCGAACCGGGCAGTGTTGAAGTCACCCAGTTGTTCGATGTTGAAGCCTATGCGACGGTGTTCCACCTGGTGTCGACGATTGTCGGAAAACTAAAGGAAGGTATGACTTCAATGGATCTTTTGATGGCCATGTTCCCCGGCGGATCAATCACCGGGGCACCGAAACGGAGAGCCATGGAAATCATTGATGAAGTGGAACATTCACGCAGAGGACTTTATACCGGGTCGATCGGTTACCTTTCTTTCGATAACAGCTGTGATTTTAATATCGTGATTCGTACCGCAGTTTATAAAGACGGGATGTACCATTTGGGGGTTGGCGGCGGGATCACCTGTGAATCCGAATTAGAATTTGAATTCGAAGAAACTGAACAAAAAGCCAAGGCCTTACTGGAGGCAATGAAAAGTTTAAAATGA
- a CDS encoding anthranilate synthase component II, which yields MYLIVDHYDSFVYNLKAYFEVLNCSVQVIRSDKAASDYIEQIENLDGIIFSPGPKRPEDCEHSAALLRAFGKRIPILGVCLGHQLIGHTFGAKVIKGLRPMHGKITRINNYNTGVLQGLPDKFEVTRYHSLVISEDFLPDCLRIDARADDGAIMAISHKEFPIFGVQFHPEAILTQYGYEVLNNFVNIAEKRREENGQLQGVDPLLSCC from the coding sequence ATGTATTTAATTGTTGATCATTATGACTCATTTGTTTATAACCTAAAGGCCTATTTTGAAGTGCTGAATTGCTCTGTTCAAGTTATTCGTAGTGACAAAGCTGCATCAGATTATATTGAACAAATTGAAAACCTCGACGGGATAATCTTTTCTCCCGGTCCCAAGCGCCCCGAAGACTGTGAACATTCTGCTGCCCTTCTTCGTGCTTTTGGCAAGCGCATTCCTATTTTAGGGGTTTGCCTTGGTCATCAGCTTATTGGGCATACATTTGGAGCCAAAGTTATCAAAGGTCTTCGGCCAATGCATGGGAAAATCACCAGGATAAACAATTACAATACGGGTGTTTTACAGGGACTTCCGGATAAATTTGAAGTGACCCGTTATCATTCCTTAGTTATATCAGAGGATTTTTTGCCGGATTGTTTACGGATTGATGCCAGGGCTGACGACGGAGCCATTATGGCCATATCCCATAAGGAGTTTCCGATATTTGGGGTACAGTTTCATCCTGAGGCAATTTTAACACAATATGGATATGAGGTACTTAATAATTTTGTAAATATTGCTGAAAAAAGGAGGGAAGAGAATGGCCAACTACAAGGAGTGGACCCGCTACTATCCTGCTGTTGA
- a CDS encoding molybdopterin-containing oxidoreductase family protein, whose product MEKKIVKTTCTRDCPNNCGILAWVENDLVVKLTGNKEHPINNGRTCVKCNHYLERVYHRERITYPLKKVQGKFIRISWEEALDEIAGKIKEICKTKSPESILYYQGFGARTALKLVNRRFFNLLGNTTVTKGTICGGTGESSQNLDFGTRISHDVKDYENSNSMILWGRNPVATGVNLVPMINNIKDRNGKVVLIDPVNTQTAPLCALHLKPKPGTDAYLALALSRILHDEGVEDNDFLQNHCLNYEAYKRVVYSRTVEEYATLCNVPLEQILEVAKVLKEMKPTAFVLGWGLHRWEYAHTTLRAIDALGAAAGSIGVAGGGVSQGFEEYAPYDWSIWGDELQPKRKRFYMQLLGEELKNASPKIEMAMITAGNPVSMLPNANLTKEALSEVPFLVVVGHFLDDTGIMADILLPVTTFLEEKDIAASYGHSFIGPLNPAISPIGECKSDFEIFMELGKRFDFAAEYVKPLDEWLEIIMKPTLERGVSLQQIFDGGVYNPDTPKVPYLDKNFPTSTGKFQLMNDFELPEGRDLDYKYQLMSIAPKEWLCSELSLEEQKTLLPVKINTEEGLKLGLEEGKVCIVENQFGAIRCLAEFDGEQRKDLVVIPRGGWGQAGRNINELTRGLVSKVGDGTPYYETRVNVRSM is encoded by the coding sequence GCATTTTAGCCTGGGTTGAAAATGATCTGGTTGTGAAGCTGACCGGAAATAAGGAACATCCTATTAATAACGGAAGAACCTGTGTGAAGTGCAATCACTACTTAGAACGTGTTTATCATAGAGAGAGGATCACTTATCCTTTAAAAAAGGTACAGGGAAAATTCATACGCATATCATGGGAAGAAGCCCTCGATGAGATAGCGGGAAAAATCAAGGAGATATGCAAAACGAAATCCCCGGAATCCATTCTTTATTATCAGGGATTTGGGGCCAGAACCGCACTTAAGCTGGTGAACAGAAGATTTTTTAATCTATTGGGTAATACAACGGTTACGAAGGGAACTATCTGCGGCGGAACAGGTGAGAGCTCACAGAATTTAGATTTTGGAACGAGAATATCCCATGATGTAAAGGATTATGAAAATAGTAATTCTATGATTTTATGGGGAAGAAATCCTGTAGCTACAGGGGTCAACCTGGTGCCTATGATTAATAATATTAAGGACCGGAACGGAAAAGTGGTATTAATTGATCCTGTGAATACTCAAACAGCTCCGCTTTGTGCGCTTCATCTTAAGCCAAAGCCGGGAACAGATGCTTATCTGGCCCTTGCCCTGTCCAGAATTTTACATGACGAGGGTGTTGAAGATAATGATTTTTTGCAGAATCATTGTCTTAACTATGAAGCCTATAAACGGGTTGTTTATTCCCGCACGGTAGAGGAATATGCGACCTTGTGTAATGTGCCATTAGAACAAATCCTTGAGGTAGCTAAGGTGTTGAAGGAAATGAAGCCCACTGCTTTTGTACTGGGCTGGGGATTGCACCGATGGGAATACGCCCACACGACCCTGCGCGCTATCGACGCCTTAGGAGCAGCAGCGGGTTCTATCGGTGTAGCTGGGGGAGGAGTCAGTCAAGGGTTTGAGGAGTATGCGCCCTATGATTGGAGTATATGGGGAGACGAACTACAGCCCAAAAGAAAGAGATTCTATATGCAACTGCTGGGTGAAGAACTGAAAAATGCGAGTCCCAAAATTGAAATGGCAATGATAACAGCAGGAAATCCGGTTTCAATGCTTCCCAATGCCAATCTAACCAAGGAGGCTCTTTCAGAAGTCCCTTTTTTGGTAGTGGTAGGCCACTTCCTGGATGATACGGGTATAATGGCCGATATTTTATTGCCTGTTACCACATTTTTAGAGGAAAAAGACATCGCAGCTTCATATGGGCATAGTTTTATTGGACCCTTGAATCCAGCCATCTCACCCATTGGAGAATGCAAATCAGATTTTGAGATATTCATGGAATTAGGAAAACGGTTTGATTTTGCCGCAGAATATGTGAAACCTTTGGACGAGTGGCTGGAGATAATCATGAAGCCCACCTTGGAGCGCGGTGTTTCCTTGCAGCAAATATTTGACGGGGGTGTATATAATCCGGACACTCCTAAAGTTCCGTATCTGGATAAAAACTTTCCTACATCAACGGGAAAGTTTCAATTAATGAACGACTTTGAACTGCCAGAAGGAAGAGATTTAGACTATAAATATCAACTTATGTCTATTGCACCGAAAGAGTGGCTATGTTCCGAGCTTTCTTTAGAAGAACAAAAGACGCTGCTTCCCGTGAAAATTAACACGGAAGAGGGCTTAAAACTTGGTTTGGAAGAAGGGAAAGTATGTATCGTAGAAAATCAGTTCGGAGCCATCCGCTGCCTTGCTGAATTTGATGGTGAGCAAAGAAAAGACCTGGTGGTGATTCCAAGAGGAGGCTGGGGCCAGGCAGGCCGTAACATTAATGAACTGACCAGAGGCTTGGTATCAAAGGTGGGGGACGGAACACCCTATTATGAGACCAGAGTTAATGTACGAAGCATGTAA